Proteins encoded together in one Amblyomma americanum isolate KBUSLIRL-KWMA chromosome 1, ASM5285725v1, whole genome shotgun sequence window:
- the LOC144119664 gene encoding uncharacterized protein LOC144119664, with the protein MCGSIYSTLFNNDGSDDQTSQANVSRSKLSELPSSVSAVPNVGYEHCASGTSTKSRVGYVHSPGHLFECERLPRIRKRCFLVHGLLKGYNLLKNLHPIHPFLASREDLCLFHSADYVDFLESCEAAEDLDGEDICVLVIQSWVLPLRLLGGGGYEAANCARCWTAVTAALLGQELDDDIPEHRFLMAYGPGYELSMEPGFRRDLNDAQYVDGILQEVMKHVSLFGRS; encoded by the exons ATGTGTGGTTCTATATATTCCACTCTTTTCAACAATGATGGCAGCGATGATCAGACGAGTCAGGCGAACGTCTCGCGTAGTAAATTATCAGAATTGCCCTCATCTGTTAGTGCCGTTCCTAACGTGGGTTATGAACACTGTGCATCAGGGACATCAACAAAATCTCGAGTCGGCTACGTCCACAGTCCGGGTCACCTCTTCGAATGTGAGAGGCTTCCTCGCATTCGTAAGCGTTGTTTTCTGGTCCACGGGCTTCTGAAGGGATACAACCTGCTCAAGAATCTGCACCCCATTCATCCGTTCTTGGCCAGCCGCGAGGATTTGTGCCTGTTTCATTCTGCAGATTACGTCGACTTTCTGGAGTCTTGCGAAGCAGCAGAAGACCTGGATGGGGAAGATATC TGCGTTCTCGTCATCCAAAGCTGGGTGCTGCCGCTGCGTCTGCTCGGTGGAGGGGGATACGAGGCTGCCAACTGTGCCCGGTGTTGGACCGCGGTGACCGCGGCGCTTTTGGGCCAAGAACTGGACGATGACATCCCGGAACACCGATTCCTTATGGCGTACGGACCTGGCTACGAGCTCAGCATGGAGCCTGGCTTTCGCCGCGACCTGAATGACGCCCAGTACGTCGATGGCATACTGCAGGAAGTAATGAAGCATGTGAGCCTGTTTGGAAGGTCCTGA
- the LOC144119675 gene encoding uncharacterized protein LOC144119675, whose product MDVFTAEVKTEITAMRTSNNEIHSELEGIGEAMGFMNESFEAFKRDVGKFRREVAEVKFQNTRRQQEIPQMQKEFVEARREIIELKQYGRSQNIDIKGIPVVKEDDLRAALGKIAASVGVDVSDDAIDVVHRVRSKDNGTPNVVVRFSSRAVRDKFFSAAKKTRLDTGILGFEKSEPLYINEHFCVEKTFLSKARKLRLEKKWKFVWVSQGKILMRKTETSTVLRIESENDLAGVE is encoded by the coding sequence ATGGATGTGTTCACGGCTGAAGTAAAGACTGAAATTACAGCCATGCGCACATCTAATAATGAGATCCATTCTGAACTTGAGGGCATAGGAGAGGCTATGGGTTTCATGAATGAAAGTTTTGAAGCGTTTAAGAGGGATGTCGGCAAGTTCAGGCGTGAGGTGGCGGAGGTGAAGTTCCAGAATACTCGACGCCAGCAGGAAATACCGCAGATGCAGAAAGAGTTCGTGGAGGCTAGGAGGGAGATTATTGAGCTAAAACAATACGGAAGGAGTCAGAACATCGATATTAAAGGCATTCCAGTGGTTAAAGAAGATGATTTGCGCGCGGCCCTTGGGAAAATAGCTGCCTCTGTGGGAGTCGATGTCTCAGACGATGCCATAGACGTTGTACACCGTGTCCGCTCGAAGGACAATGGTACGCCAAATGTTGTGGTGCGCTTTTCCTCTCGTGCTGTGCGGGACAAGTTCTTCTCTGCGGCCAAAAAGACAAGGCTTGACACTGGTATTCTTGGCTTTGAAAAGAGCGAGCCGCTTTACATCAATGAGCATTTCTGCGTCGAGAAGACGTTTCTGAGCAAAGCCCGTAAACTGCGTCTGGAGAAAAAATGGAAATTTGTCTGGGTGTCGCAGGGAAAGATCCTTATGAGAAAGACAGAAACCTCTACAGTGTTAAGAATCGAGAGCGAGAATGACCTGGCTGGTGTCGAGTAG
- the LOC144119653 gene encoding protein argonaute-2-like, producing the protein MAFPTVEQSTVEFSNFQNLVQECWTRVVRCGNLNLSRGLSRRGLQEIERALPSHFPRRPAQGTLGRSIHLIANYFSVEIPSGNFFHYDVEICSKTQKKAKVPEKRKYRCISTKINRLVMELLVKKYRVDLNGCMPAYDGRKNLYTRRELKFRERTFTVDFEEDQRIQKFIVKIQYAATVNLDVLHAVFDNRISQVPQEVLQAVDIVMRHGPSIKLTPVGRYFFQAPSYKDYYTLGGGREVWFGYYASVRPAQWKPMLNIDMSATAFYQPLPVTNFMCKLLSEDCCEMSVKDFRELHDSQIVRLNKELKGLRIKVTHLPYPRKYKVVCVTKESAKKLFFNMEDGSRCSVADYFQNRYRRLSYPNLPCIQTGSTTRPVYLPLEVCVIVEGQHSKKKLDENQTSEMIKRTAQPPAMRFNQIHRTVRDVVSCSEQRLHEFEINISTEATQLRGRVLDPPSLVFENNSIGKPREGTWELRGRHFYKPATLTRWTLLNLSRFVEQDSLDNFVKMLIRVGQELGMRIEQPLDVTTTDASRKLVRNILLEEQRKTASLEMVIIVLTKNTNYAEIKQVAETEIGLRTQCVMDNNVIKKCNAALITNLCQKINAKLDGINNSLLPKEMPKMFEKPVIIIGADVTHPAPEEKLRPSIAACVGSLDAIPSKFHASIRIQMEDSAATSRLEIIMDLKGMMKEMLVAFYRATRHKPEKIIFFRDGVSEGQFMEVRNREVSAIRLACQELSPNETYEPALTFIVVQKRHHTRFVPDNDRDGVGKCGNVPPGTTVDSVVTHPLDFDFYLCSHLGLQGTSRPSHYYIVWDDSSHTADELQKLCYYLCHTYARCSRSVSIPAPVYYAHLAAYRARNHVMSKVDVSSLSSDSSGGGANSITTQYVEAVNVRDSLKTAMYFV; encoded by the exons ATGGCGTTCCCCACGGTTGAGCAG agtaccgtagaattttccaattttcaaaatcttGTTCAGGAATGTTGGACACGAGTTGTGCGCTGTGGGAATTTAAACCTTAGCCGTGGACTGTCCCGGCGCGGTCTGCAGGAAATCGAGCGGGCGCTGCCGTCCCACTTCCCGCGCCGACCTGCACAAGGCACACTTGGCCGGTCGATCCACTTGATTGCCAATTACTTCAGCGTTGAGATTCCTTCCGGAAACTTCTTCCACTACGACGTGGaaatctgctccaagacgcaaaAGAAGGCCAAAGTGCCCGAGAAGCGCAAGTACCGCTGCATCAGCACCAAGATCAACCGCTTGGTCATGGAGTTGCTAGTCAAGAAGTACCGGGTCGACCTGAACGGCTGCATGCCCGCCTACGAcggccgcaagaacctgtacacgcgccgtGAGCTCAAGTTCCGCGAGCGCACCTTCACGGTCGACTTCGAGGAGGACCAGCGGATTCAGAAGTTCATCGtcaagatccagtacgcggccacCGTGAATCTGGATGTGCTGCACGCGGTCTTCGACAACCGTATCAGCCAGGTTCCCCAGGAAGTCCTCCAAGCCGTGGACATCGTGATGCGGCACGGACCGTCGATCAAACTCACACCCGTTGGGCGATACTTTTTTCAGGCACCGTCCTATAAAGACTACTACACCCTTGGAGGTGGCCGCGAAGTCTGGTTCGGCTACTACGCGAGCGTTCGGCCCGCTCAGTGGAAGCCCATGCTCAACATCGACATGTCGGCCACCGCCTTCTACCAGCCTTTACCTGTGACCAACTTCATGTGCAAACTGCTCAGCGAGGACTGCTGCGAGATGTCGGTCAAAGACTTCAGGGAATTGCATGACTCCCAGATTGTTCGTCTCAACAAGGAGCTGAAGGGTTTGCGCATCAAGGTCACCCACCTTCCATACCCTCGCAAGTACAAGGTGGTTTGCGTCACCAAGGAATCAGCCAAGAAGCTCTTCTTTAACATGGAAGACGGTTCTCGTTGCTCGGTGGCCGACTACTTCCAGAACCGTTACCGCCGCCTCTCGTACCCGAACCTGCCCTGCATCCAGACAGGCAGCACGACCCGCCCGGTCTACCTCCCGCTGGAGGTCTGCGTGATTGTCGAAGGGCAGCACAGCAAGAAGAAACTGGACGAGAACCAGACGTCCGAGATGATCAAGCGTACGGCCCAGCCACCAGCCATGCGTTTCAATCAGATCCACCGCACGGTGCGGGACGTGGTCAGCTGCAGTGAACAGCGTCTGCACGAGTTCGAAATCAATATCAGCACCGAGGCGACGCAGCTCAGAGGCCGGGTGCTCGACCCGCCATCGCTGGTCTTCGAGAACAACTCCATCGGCAAGCCCCGTGAGGGCACCTGGGAATTGCGGGGCCGTCACTTCTACAAGCCGGCCACGCTGACCCGCTGGACGCTGCTCAACCTGAGCCGGTTCGTGGAGCAAGACAGCCTCGACAACTTCGTCAAAATGCTCATCCGCGTCGGCCAGGAATTGGGCATGCGCATCGAGCAGCCGCTGGACGTGACCACGACTGACGCGAGCCGCAAGCTCGTACGGAACATCCTTCTCGAGGAGCAGCGCAAGACTGCCAGCCTCGAGATGGTCATCATCGTGCTCACCAAGAACACGAACTACGCCGAGATAAAGCAGGTAGCCGAGACCGAGATCGGGCTGCGCACCCAGTGCGTGATGGACAACAACGTGATCAAGAAGTGCAACGCCGCGCTCATCACCAACCTCTGTCAGAAGATCAACGCCAAGCTGGATGGCATCAACAACAGCCTGCTGCCCAAGGAGATGCCGAAAATGTTCGAAAAGCCGGTGATCATCATCGGCGCGGACGTGACTCACCCGGCACCCGAGGAAAAGTTGAGGCCGTCCATCGCGGCATGCGTTGGCAGCTTGGACGCTATTCCGTCCAAGTTCCACGCCTCCATTCGCATCCAGATGGAAGACTCCGCCGCCACCTCGCGCCTGGAGATCATCATGGACCTCAAGGGCATGATGAAAGAGATGCTGGTAGCCTTTTACCGTGCTACCAGGCACAAGCCTGAGAAGATTATCTTCTTTcgggacggagtgagcgaggggcagttcatGGAGGTTCGCAACCGCGAG GTGAGCGCCATACGACTGGCGTGCCAGGAGCTTTCCCCGAACGAGACGTACGAGCCAGCGCTGAccttcatcgtggtccagaagcgtcACCACACGCGTTTCGTGCCCGACAATGACCGGGACGGGGTTGGCAAGTGCGGCAACGTGCCGCCCGGCACCACCGTAGACTCTGTGGTCACACACCCGCTCGACTTCGACTTCTACCTCTGCAGCCATTTAGGCCTTCAG GGTACGAGCAGGCCGTCGCACTACTACATTGTGTGGGATGACTCCAGCCATACAGCGGACGAGTTGCAGAAGCTGTGCTACTATCTCTGCCATACATATGCCCGCTGCTCGCGCAGCGTGAGCATCCCGGCGCCCGTCTACTACGCGCACCTGGCAGCGTACCGGGCCAGGAACCACGTGATGAGCAAGGTGGACGTATCTAGCTTGAGCAGCGACTCGTCCGGCGGCGGCGCCAACTCCATTACCACTCAGTACGTCGAGGCCGTCAATGTGCGCGATTCCCTCAAGACCGCCATGTACTTCGTGTGA
- the LOC144119642 gene encoding uncharacterized protein LOC144119642 has product MSKDGATRGRTNGHKQERLTQRSHLLPRVPTAGNHGPSGRSQAAPSALPLNGTAQRSFAQVVQERVVTAAPPQLRSRTANVTTHGEGTTSNGARTVAPTKGSPTNLPLPMAAPPPLLRSRTANVTTRGEGTTSHGARTVAPTKGRPTNLPSPTAAPPPLLRSRTANVTTRGEGTTSHGSRTVAPTKGSPTNLPSPTAAPPPKLRSRRTANVTTRGEGTISHGARTVAPTKGSPTNLPSPTAAPPPQLHSRRTANVTTRGEGTTSNRARTVAPTKGSPTNLLSPTAAPPPKRRSRRTANVTTRGEGTTSNRARTVAPTKGSPTNLLSPTAAPPPKRRSRRTANVTTRGEGTTSNGARTVAPTKGSPTNMPSPTAAPPPQRRSRRTANVTTRGEGTTSNRARTVAPTKGSPTNLPAPTAAPVEAVQARNGVGNAKLQNDELKIQVSGGCCCLPPRTCLNSVDGCGR; this is encoded by the coding sequence GACCTTCCGGACGCTCGCAGGCCGCCCCATCGGCGCTCCCGTTGAATGGCACCGCCCAGAGGTCGTTCGCACAAGTGGTGCAGGAGCGGGTGGTCACAGCGGCCCCGCCCCAGCTTCGCTCCAGAACTGCCAACGTCACCACCCATGGCGAGGGCACCACCAGCAACGGGGCTCGCACTGTGGCGCCCACCAAAGGCTCGCCCACCAACTTGCCTTTGCCGATGGCCGCACCCCCGCCCCTGCTTCGCTCCAGAACTGCCAACGTCACCACCCGCGGCGAGGGCACCACCAGCCACGGGGCTCGCACTGTGGCGCCCACCAAAGGAAGGCCCACCAACTTGCCTTcgccgacggccgcgcccccGCCCCTGCTTCGCTCCAGAACTGCCAACGTCACCACCCGCGGCGAGGGCACCACCAGCCACGGGTCTCGCACTGTGGCGCCCACCAAAGGCTCGCCCACCAACTTGCCTTcgccgacggccgcgcccccGCCCAAGCTTCGCTCCAGAAGAACTGCCAACGTCACCACCCGCGGCGAGGGCACCATCAGCCACGGGGCTCGCACTGTGGCGCCCACCAAAGGCTCGCCCACCAACTTGCCTTCGCCGACGGCAGCGCCCCCGCCCCAGCTTCACTCCAGAAGAACTGCCAACGTCACCACCCGCGGCGAGGGCACCACCAGCAACAGGGCTCGCACTGTGGCGCCCACCAAAGGCTCGCCCACCAACTTGCTTTcgccgacggccgcgcccccGCCCAAGCGTCGCTCCAGAAGAACTGCCAACGTCACCACCCGCGGCGAGGGCACCACCAGCAACAGGGCTCGCACTGTGGCGCCCACCAAAGGCTCGCCCACCAACTTGCTTTcgccgacggccgcgcccccGCCCAAGCGTCGCTCCAGAAGAACTGCCAACGTCACCACCCGCGGCGAGGGCACCACCAGCAACGGGGCTCGCACTGTGGCGCCCACCAAAGGCTCGCCCACCAACATGCCTTcgccgacggccgcgcccccGCCCCAGCGTCGCTCCAGAAGAACTGCCAACGTCACCACCCGCGGCGAGGGCACCACCAGCAACAGGGCTCGCACTGTGGCGCCCACCAAAGGCTCGCCCACCAACTTGCCTGCGCCGACGGCCGCGCCCGTGGAGGCCGTGCAGGCCCGCAACGGTGTCGGCAACGCCAAGTTGCAGAATGACGAGCTCAAGATTCAGGTGagtggcggctgctgctgcctgccCCCACGGACGTGTCTGAACTCTGTGGATGGGTGTGGGCGGTAA